From Ostrinia nubilalis chromosome 9, ilOstNubi1.1, whole genome shotgun sequence, one genomic window encodes:
- the LOC135074906 gene encoding B9 domain-containing protein 1: MKENGITKFLVSFSGQIEYVVFPAGVFDEQLYVHYEVVWGPDWDPVSGLASGTSQMACPGSDPEKVVFNMPIELVFSSTNVFGWPQLVITVRAQNAISGDSLHGYALVLMPPTAGARATTAPLLRPRAATVLGEWLSWMTGRRPELTDPKMLAGGKENYLLRTESYGSVVVALSMVSKDLRKLGYDNQPVCTAIKDT, encoded by the exons ATGAAAGAGAATGGTATTACAAAGTTTCTTGTGTCATTCAGTGGTCAGATAGAATACGTTGTATTCCCGGCGGGAGTTTTTGACGAGCAATTGTACGTGCATTATGAAGTGGTTTGGGGACCCGATTGGGACCCGGTTTCGGGGCTGGCTAGTGGAACAAGTCAGATGGCTTGCCCTGGAAGCGATCCTGAGAAGGTAGTCTTCAACATGCCGATTGAATTAGTCTTCAGCAGCACGAATGTATTTGGTT GGCCACAGCTAGTCATCACAGTTAGGGCGCAGAACGCGATTAGCGGGGACTCCCTCCACGGGTACGCTTTGGTCCTGATGCCACCGACCGCCGGCGCCAGGGCTACCACAGCGCCACTGCTTCGCCCGCGCGCCGCCACTGTGTTGGGCGAGTGGCTATCGTGGATGACGGGGCGGCGCCCTGAGCTGACTGACCCGAAGATGTTGGCGGGAGGAAAGGAGAACTATT TGCTGCGCACAGAATCCTATGGCAGTGTGGTCGTGGCTCTCTCAATGGTTTCCAAGGACCTGCGGAAACTCGGCTACGACAACCAACCGGTGTGCACTGCAATTAAAGATACATAA